From Rutidosis leptorrhynchoides isolate AG116_Rl617_1_P2 chromosome 3, CSIRO_AGI_Rlap_v1, whole genome shotgun sequence, a single genomic window includes:
- the LOC139897884 gene encoding uncharacterized membrane protein At3g27390 isoform X1, which translates to MKVPVGFVAKLWGFISFLPFFILLLSLGILKGLIIGPVVVVIMVVGNSSVAIGLWLAHIFWTYYCVVKTKRLGWVLKILILMLLPLPLVLWPVIAIVGSLIGGIGFGFFAPLIATFEVIGTDHKDKFFHCFVDGCYSTLEGSCTVVRDFTDFCFHSYFSFMDDLSEDMQEGEKPIDIRLLKLPKCLFVIPFAIIIDVPLITVVALCKSPYMLIIGWKRLLEDLIGREGPFLETVCVPFAGLAIVLWPLAVTGAVLASFVSSFGLALYSAMIVHQEDSVKFGFAYIMAVVSIFDEYTNDLLYLREGSCFPRPRYRENVKPSDRLERRNSIGNDFKNEVETSLRGSKLVSQRSKTLKQALQQYTPVQVWDWLFKSCEVNGRILFRDGLIDVKDIEECIVKGKCKKLGVKLPAWSILQCLLASAKSESSGLVISEEVELTRTNLPRDKIFEWFIGPLLIMKEQIKGLQLSENEEMCLRKLVMRYKNERPEDWDDTGFPSNDHVRRAQIQAIIRRLQGIVGSMSRMPTFRRKFKNLVKVLYLEALQAGIIATQNGGNLNRKLSGQGSVGKMFSKHLPATQEEKLQNAEVSEDVV; encoded by the exons ATGAAAGTACCAGTAGGGTTTGTAGCAAAGTTATGGGGTTTCATTTCCTTCTTACCTTTTTTCATTCTCTTACTATCTCTTGGTATCCTTAAAG GGTTAATAATTGGGCCAGTTGTGGTGGTTATAATGGTGGTTGGAAATTCATCCGTGGCGATTGGACTTTGGCTTGCACATATCTTTTGGACATACTATTGTGTTGTCAA AACCAAAAGGTTAGGATGGGTGTTGAAGATTCTTATACTTATGTTATTGCCTCTGCCACTTGTGCTATGGCCCGTTATCGCTATTGTCGGCAGCCTTATAGGCGGTATAGGTTTTGGGTTCTTTGCCCCATTGATCGCAACTTTTGAAGTTATCGGCACTGATCACAAAGACAAGTTCTTTCATTGCTTTGTC GATGGATGTTATTCGACACTTGAGGGAAGTTGTACGGTTGTTCGAGATTTTACAGATTTTTGTTTTCATTCTTACTTCTCATTCATGGATGATCTCAGTGAAGATATGCAAGAAGGCGAGAAACCTATCGATATCAG ATTACTCAAGTTACCGAAGTGTTTATTTGTCATCCCGTTTGCTATTATTATCGATGTGCCTCTAATAACCGTTGTGGCTCTATGCAAGAGTCCGTATATGTTAATAATCGGATGGAAAAGACTATTAGAAGATTTGATCGGCCGAGAAGGGccgtttctcgaaactgtttgcgTGCCGTTTGCGGGACTGGCAATTGTTTTATGGCCTTTAGCTGTTACTGGTGCAGTTCTTGCGTCTTTCGTGTCTAGTTTCGGTCTTGCGCTATACAGTGCCATGATTGTCCACCAG GAGGACTCGGTTAAGTTTGGATTTGCATACATCATGGCGGTAGTTTCAATATTCGATGAATACACAAATGACTTGCTTTATTTGAGAGAAGGTTCATGCTTTCCAAG GCCGAGATACCGAGAGAACGTAAAACCATCTGATAGGCTCGAGAGAAGGAATTCAATTGGTAACGATTTCAAAAACGAAGTGGAAACAAGCTTAAGAGGTTCTAAGTTGGTTTCACAACGTTCGAAAACTTTGAAGCAGGCTCTACAACAGTACACGCCTGTGCAG GTGTGGGATTGGCTGTTTAAATCATGCGAGGTGAACGGAAGAATACTTTTTCGTGACGGTTTGATAGATGTTAAGGACATCGAAGAATGCATTGTAAAGGGAAAATGCAAGAAGTTGGGCGTCAAATTACCTGCTTGGTCAATTTTGCAGTGTCTTCTTGCTTCCGCAAAATCGGAATCTTCCGGTTTGGTTATTT CGGAAGAGGTTGAACTAACAAGGACCAACTTACCGAGGGATAAAATTTTCGAGTGGTTCATTGGACCACTATTGATCATGAAAGAGCAAATAAAGGGTCTTCAATTGAGCGAAAACGAAGAGATGTGTCTAAGAAAGCTCGTGATGAGATACAAAAACGAGAGACCCGAAGACTGGGACGACACCGGTTTCCCGTCGAATGATCACGTAAGACGCGCTCAGATACAAGCCATCATACGAAG GTTGCAGGGGATAGTTGGTTCGATGTCTAGGATGCCAACGTTTAGGAGGAAGTTTAAGAACTTGGTGAAAGTTTTGTATCTTGAAGCGCTTCAAGCGGGAATTATAGCTACACAAAACGGAGGAAATTTGAATAGAAAGCTTAGTGGTCAGGGTTCAGTTGGAAAAATGTTTTCGAAACATTTACCTGCGACTCAAGAAGAGAAATTGCAGAACGCTGAGGTTAGCGAGGATGTGGTATGA
- the LOC139897884 gene encoding uncharacterized membrane protein At3g27390 isoform X2, which produces MKVPVGFVAKLWGFISFLPFFILLLSLGILKGLIIGPVVVVIMVVGNSSVAIGLWLAHIFWTYYCVVKTKRLGWVLKILILMLLPLPLVLWPVIAIVGSLIGGIGFGFFAPLIATFEVIGTDHKDKFFHCFVDGCYSTLEGSCTVVRDFTDFCFHSYFSFMDDLSEDMQEGEKPIDIRLLKLPKCLFVIPFAIIIDVPLITVVALCKSPYMLIIGWKRLLEDLIGREGPFLETVCVPFAGLAIVLWPLAVTGAVLASFVSSFGLALYSAMIVHQEDSVKFGFAYIMAVVSIFDEYTNDLLYLREGSCFPRPRYRENVKPSDRLERRNSIGNDFKNEVETSLRGSKLVSQRSKTLKQALQQYTPVQVWDWLFKSCEVNGRILFRDGLIDVKDIEECIVKGKCKKLGVKLPAWSILQCLLASAKSESSGLVISEEVELTRTNLPRDKIFEWFIGPLLIMKEQIKGLQLSENEEMCLRKLVMRYKNERPEDWDDTGFPSNDHVRRAQIQAIIRRG; this is translated from the exons ATGAAAGTACCAGTAGGGTTTGTAGCAAAGTTATGGGGTTTCATTTCCTTCTTACCTTTTTTCATTCTCTTACTATCTCTTGGTATCCTTAAAG GGTTAATAATTGGGCCAGTTGTGGTGGTTATAATGGTGGTTGGAAATTCATCCGTGGCGATTGGACTTTGGCTTGCACATATCTTTTGGACATACTATTGTGTTGTCAA AACCAAAAGGTTAGGATGGGTGTTGAAGATTCTTATACTTATGTTATTGCCTCTGCCACTTGTGCTATGGCCCGTTATCGCTATTGTCGGCAGCCTTATAGGCGGTATAGGTTTTGGGTTCTTTGCCCCATTGATCGCAACTTTTGAAGTTATCGGCACTGATCACAAAGACAAGTTCTTTCATTGCTTTGTC GATGGATGTTATTCGACACTTGAGGGAAGTTGTACGGTTGTTCGAGATTTTACAGATTTTTGTTTTCATTCTTACTTCTCATTCATGGATGATCTCAGTGAAGATATGCAAGAAGGCGAGAAACCTATCGATATCAG ATTACTCAAGTTACCGAAGTGTTTATTTGTCATCCCGTTTGCTATTATTATCGATGTGCCTCTAATAACCGTTGTGGCTCTATGCAAGAGTCCGTATATGTTAATAATCGGATGGAAAAGACTATTAGAAGATTTGATCGGCCGAGAAGGGccgtttctcgaaactgtttgcgTGCCGTTTGCGGGACTGGCAATTGTTTTATGGCCTTTAGCTGTTACTGGTGCAGTTCTTGCGTCTTTCGTGTCTAGTTTCGGTCTTGCGCTATACAGTGCCATGATTGTCCACCAG GAGGACTCGGTTAAGTTTGGATTTGCATACATCATGGCGGTAGTTTCAATATTCGATGAATACACAAATGACTTGCTTTATTTGAGAGAAGGTTCATGCTTTCCAAG GCCGAGATACCGAGAGAACGTAAAACCATCTGATAGGCTCGAGAGAAGGAATTCAATTGGTAACGATTTCAAAAACGAAGTGGAAACAAGCTTAAGAGGTTCTAAGTTGGTTTCACAACGTTCGAAAACTTTGAAGCAGGCTCTACAACAGTACACGCCTGTGCAG GTGTGGGATTGGCTGTTTAAATCATGCGAGGTGAACGGAAGAATACTTTTTCGTGACGGTTTGATAGATGTTAAGGACATCGAAGAATGCATTGTAAAGGGAAAATGCAAGAAGTTGGGCGTCAAATTACCTGCTTGGTCAATTTTGCAGTGTCTTCTTGCTTCCGCAAAATCGGAATCTTCCGGTTTGGTTATTT CGGAAGAGGTTGAACTAACAAGGACCAACTTACCGAGGGATAAAATTTTCGAGTGGTTCATTGGACCACTATTGATCATGAAAGAGCAAATAAAGGGTCTTCAATTGAGCGAAAACGAAGAGATGTGTCTAAGAAAGCTCGTGATGAGATACAAAAACGAGAGACCCGAAGACTGGGACGACACCGGTTTCCCGTCGAATGATCACGTAAGACGCGCTCAGATACAAGCCATCATACGAAG GGGATAG